The genomic DNA TTCGTGACGCCGGATCCGATGGCGGTTCGCCCATGCGCCAACGGGTTATCGCCACCGCATGAAGAAACTCCACCACTCGATGTTCGTCTCGGGCGTGGCGGCGATCGCGGCCGCAGGCTTGCTGGTCGGCTGCAGCAGCGACGAGGAGACCGGGCAGCCGAGTGACACCGGCACCTCGGTGAGCACGATGCCGGCCACCACGCCGTCGGCCGTTCCGCCGCCCACCACGTCCGGGTCGCCCGGCCTCGACAGCCAGGATCCAGCCGGCACGGCGCCATCCCCGACCGGCGGCGCATCGGGCAGCGGTGGCGGCGACACCGGGGGCTCCAGCGGCCCCAGCCAGACGGTCAGCGGCGGCATCTCCGCTACTCCCCCGCCGGTGAACGGCAGCGCCACGGCGCCGACCGGCGACAACCTGCCCGGGGAGAACGCCGGACCCCAGGGTCGCCCCGGGACGCCCGGCGACGACAACTAGCCACGAGACTGCGCGCAGGGCTGCGATCCGCTCCGGATCGCAGCCCTGCGTGCGGTTTCAGTGAGTGGTCAGTCGCGGACGAGTTCGAACAGCGGGATGCGACGCGTGGTGTTCGCCTGGTACTCGGCGAACACCGGGGCCTGCTCGACCACCTTGGGGTAGGCCGCGTCGCGTTCGTCGTCGGGTAGCTCGCGCGCTGTCACCTCGACGGTCTCGGTACCCACCTCGATGCGAGCGCGCGGGTTCGCGCGCAGGTTGTGCACCCACGCCGGATCCTTCGGTGCACCCGCATACGACCCGATGATCACCATCTTGCCGTCGATGGTGAGGTAGGCCAGCGGTGACAGTCGCGCAGCGCCGGACTTCGCACCCGTGGTGTGCAGGAGCAGGATCTGGCCATCCGCGAACGGCCCGCCGACCTTGCCGCCGTTGGCGCGGAATTCCTCGACGACGTTGCGGTTGAACTCGTCGAGTGCGTTGATGTCGGAGACCAGCTTGGCCTTGTCGATGTCGGTCATGTCACATCAGAAGTCGGCTCGGCGGAGGACTATTCCCGATCGCTACGACTTCGCGTCGGCGCCGGCCTGCTTGGGCTTGGCGTCGATTCCCGACTCCTTGCGCTGCTGTGGCGTGATCGGCGCGGGCGCATCGGTCAATGGATCGACACCGCCGCCGGACTTCGGGAACGCGATCACCTCGCGGATCGAGTCCACGCCCGAGAGCAGCGCGACGATGCGGTCCCAGCCGAACGCGATGCCACCGTGCGGCGGGGCGCCGAAGGTGAACGCGTCGAGCAGGAAGCCGAACTTGTCCTGCGCCTCGTCGTGGTCGATGCCCATCATCGCGAACACCCGCTCCTGCACGTCGCGACGGTGGATGCGGATGGACCCGCCGCCGATCTCGTTGCCGTTGCAGACGATGTCGTAGGCGTTGGCCAGCGCGGTGCCCGGCTCGGTGTCGAACGTGGCCTCGGATTCCGGCTTGGGCGAGGTGAACGCGTGGTGCACCGCGGTCCACGCACCCGACCCGACGGCCACGTCGCCGGAGGCGGTCGCGTCGTCGGCGGGCTCGAACAGCGGCCAGTCGACCACCCAGGCGAACGCCCACGCGGCCGGGTCGATCATGTCGAGGCGCTTGGCGACCTCGATGCGGGTGGCGCCGAGCAGTGCCCGCGCCGCCTTGACCGGGCCCGCGGAGAAGAAGATGCAGTCGCCGGGCGCGGCTCCGACGTGGGCGGCGAGACCGTCGCGTTCGGCATCGGTGAGGTTCTTCGCCACGGGTCCGCCGAGGGTGCCGTCCTCGGCGACCAAGACGTACGCCAGGCCCTTGTGACCGCGCTGCTTCGCGAACTCCTGCCAGCCGTCGAGTGTGCGCCGCGGCTGGGATGCGCCACCGGGCATGACGACCGCGCCCACGTAGGGCGCCTGGAACACGCGGAACGTCGTGTCGGCGAAGTACTCGGTGCACTCGACGAGCTCCAGTCCGAACCGCATGTCCGGCTTGTCCGAGCCGAACCGGCGCATGGCCTCGGCGTAGGTGATGCGCGGGATCGGCAGCGGCAGGTCGTAGCCGATCAGGGCCCATAGCGCCTTGAGGACCTGCTCGGAGACCGCCATGACGTCGTCGGCGTCGACGAAGCTCATCTCCATGTCGAGCTGGGTGAACTCCGGCTGACGGTCGGCGCGGAAGTCCTCGTCGCGGTAGCAGCGGGCGATCTGGTAGTACCGCTCCATCCCCGCCACCATCAGCAGCTGCTTGAACAGCTGCGGGCTCTGCGGCAGCGCGTAGAACGACCCTGGCTGCAGGCGGGCGGGCACCAGGAAGTCCCGGGCGCCCTCGGGGGTGGAGCGGGTCAGCGTCGGCGTCTCGATCTCGACGAAGTCGTGCCCGGCCAACACATTGCGAGCGGCGGCGTTGACCTTGGACCGCAGCCGCAGCGCTGCGCCCGGCCCTTCGCGACGCAGGTCGAGGTAGCGGTATTTCAGGCGCGCCTCCTCCCCCGGTGTCTCGTCGAGTTGGAAGGGCAGCGGCGCACTCTCGCTCAGCACGGTGAGCGTGGTCGCGTTGACCTCGATGTCGCCGGTGGGGATGTCGGCGTTCGCGTTCCCCTCCGGACGGACCTCGACCACGCCCGTGACGGCAACGCAGAACTCCGAGCGGAGCCGATGCGCCTGCTCCAGCACGCCCGCGTCGCGGAACACCACCTGCGCGACGCCCTGCCAATTCCCCGAGTCGCTGCGCTCCCGCCCGCCGGAACCGTCCCGCAGGTCGATGAAGATCACCCCACCGTGGTCGCGCCGGCGCGCCACCCAGCCGGCGAGCGTCACCGTCTGCCCGGCATCGGTGGACCGCAACGATCCGGCGGCGTGACTGCGCAACACGAAGACTCCTCGTCCTGGGGGTGGGTACTGGTAACGAACCGACTGATGAGTCTAGTGCGGGCGGTGCGGGGGTATTTTCGCCCCGTGGACCAGCGCCCTCGCGAAGATGCCGACGTCAGCAGGATCGCCGTGGTCGGGCCCGGCGCCATCGGGACCACCGTCGCGGCGCTGCTGTACGAGGCGGGACACGACGTCCTGGTCTGCGGACGTACGCCGCGTGCCACCTCCGAGGTGCGCCCCGACGACGGCGACGCGGTCGTGGTGCCGCATCCGGTGTGCACCGATCCCGCCGAGGTCGACGGTCCGGTCGACGTCGTCCTCTTGACGGTCAAGGACACTCAGACCGAGTCCGCAGCCGGGTGGCTGCAGGCACTGTGCGGGCCCGACACCGTGGTGTGCGCGCTGCAGAACGGCGTCGAGCAGGTCGAACGCGTCGGGCGGTACTGCCCGGGATCGACGGTAGTGCCGTGCGTGGTGTGGTTCTCGGCCGAGACACAGCCCGACGGGTCGGTGCGGCTGCGCACCCCGGTGCGGCTCGTCCTGCCCGACGAGCCGGCGGGACGCGATCTCGTCGAGCGGTTGACCGGTCCGCGGATGTCGGTCGAGGCCAACCCGGATTTCCTCAGCGCCGCGTGGCACAAATTGCTCGTCAACGCCGTCGGTGCGTTGATGGTGCTGTCGGGCCGCACCTCGGGCAGCTTCCGTCGCAACGACGTCGCCGCCCTGGCACGGGCCTATCTCGCCGAGTGCCTGGCCGTTGCGCGCGCCGAGGGGGCGAACCTGGGCGACGAGGTGATCGACCAGACGGTCGCGCTGTTCGCTGGGCTGCCCGAGGACCTGACGACGTCGATCCTCACCGACCGCCAGCACGGCAGGCCGCTGGAGTGGGACGTCCGCAACGCGGTGGTGGTGCGCCGCGCGGCGGTCCACGGTCTGCCGACGCCGATCGGCGACGTGATGGTGCCGCTGCTGGCCGCCGCCAGCGACGGTCCGGGGTAGACACTTGGGCCTAGAGTGTCTACCCATGGCACGTACCTACCCGTGTGACCGCGTCGGCCTCGACTTCATCGAGTCGGCCCCGTTCCGATTCGTCAGCACCGTCGACCTGCCGATCACACCCGAGCAGCTGTTCGGAGTACTCGGCGAC from Mycolicibacterium arabiense includes the following:
- a CDS encoding nitroreductase family deazaflavin-dependent oxidoreductase, producing MTDIDKAKLVSDINALDEFNRNVVEEFRANGGKVGGPFADGQILLLHTTGAKSGAARLSPLAYLTIDGKMVIIGSYAGAPKDPAWVHNLRANPRARIEVGTETVEVTARELPDDERDAAYPKVVEQAPVFAEYQANTTRRIPLFELVRD
- a CDS encoding oxidoreductase — protein: MDQRPREDADVSRIAVVGPGAIGTTVAALLYEAGHDVLVCGRTPRATSEVRPDDGDAVVVPHPVCTDPAEVDGPVDVVLLTVKDTQTESAAGWLQALCGPDTVVCALQNGVEQVERVGRYCPGSTVVPCVVWFSAETQPDGSVRLRTPVRLVLPDEPAGRDLVERLTGPRMSVEANPDFLSAAWHKLLVNAVGALMVLSGRTSGSFRRNDVAALARAYLAECLAVARAEGANLGDEVIDQTVALFAGLPEDLTTSILTDRQHGRPLEWDVRNAVVVRRAAVHGLPTPIGDVMVPLLAAASDGPG
- the aspS gene encoding aspartate--tRNA ligase, whose amino-acid sequence is MLRSHAAGSLRSTDAGQTVTLAGWVARRRDHGGVIFIDLRDGSGGRERSDSGNWQGVAQVVFRDAGVLEQAHRLRSEFCVAVTGVVEVRPEGNANADIPTGDIEVNATTLTVLSESAPLPFQLDETPGEEARLKYRYLDLRREGPGAALRLRSKVNAAARNVLAGHDFVEIETPTLTRSTPEGARDFLVPARLQPGSFYALPQSPQLFKQLLMVAGMERYYQIARCYRDEDFRADRQPEFTQLDMEMSFVDADDVMAVSEQVLKALWALIGYDLPLPIPRITYAEAMRRFGSDKPDMRFGLELVECTEYFADTTFRVFQAPYVGAVVMPGGASQPRRTLDGWQEFAKQRGHKGLAYVLVAEDGTLGGPVAKNLTDAERDGLAAHVGAAPGDCIFFSAGPVKAARALLGATRIEVAKRLDMIDPAAWAFAWVVDWPLFEPADDATASGDVAVGSGAWTAVHHAFTSPKPESEATFDTEPGTALANAYDIVCNGNEIGGGSIRIHRRDVQERVFAMMGIDHDEAQDKFGFLLDAFTFGAPPHGGIAFGWDRIVALLSGVDSIREVIAFPKSGGGVDPLTDAPAPITPQQRKESGIDAKPKQAGADAKS